Proteins encoded in a region of the Agromyces protaetiae genome:
- a CDS encoding alpha/beta fold hydrolase: MPLLAVPGAELAYDADGPVSAPALVLLHSGVATMRMWDPQIEALSAAHRVVRLDLRGFGATTHEDVPYSNRADVRAVMDHLAVPSATLVGAGRGATIALDLALESPDRVDGVVLVGGGPSGFVTSALTEEEHRRFDELDAAAESGDRHALIRLETALWAAGSLRLESDLDRDFVAFAHELAAANAAQPDGVGTPEPLQPPAVDRLADLGVPALVMVGEYDLSPARAQYARLLEALPDATGFCFQDAAHLPNLEHPGEFTHVLLDWLTERAL; this comes from the coding sequence ATGCCCCTGCTCGCGGTCCCCGGTGCCGAACTCGCCTATGACGCAGACGGACCCGTGTCGGCGCCCGCGCTCGTGCTGCTCCATTCAGGGGTGGCGACCATGCGCATGTGGGATCCGCAGATCGAAGCCCTCTCGGCGGCGCACCGGGTGGTGCGGCTGGATCTGCGTGGGTTCGGCGCGACGACGCATGAGGACGTGCCGTACTCGAATCGCGCCGATGTGCGCGCGGTCATGGACCATCTCGCGGTGCCGTCGGCGACCCTCGTGGGCGCCGGCCGGGGTGCGACGATCGCGCTCGACCTCGCGCTCGAGTCACCCGACCGGGTCGACGGGGTCGTGCTCGTCGGCGGCGGGCCGAGCGGGTTCGTCACATCGGCGCTGACCGAGGAGGAGCACCGCCGGTTCGACGAGCTCGACGCCGCCGCCGAATCCGGCGACCGGCACGCGCTCATCCGACTCGAGACGGCGCTGTGGGCGGCCGGTTCGCTGCGCCTCGAGTCGGATCTCGACCGCGACTTCGTCGCGTTCGCGCACGAGCTCGCCGCGGCCAACGCTGCGCAGCCCGACGGCGTCGGCACGCCTGAGCCATTGCAGCCACCCGCCGTCGACCGGCTCGCCGACCTCGGCGTGCCCGCGCTCGTCATGGTCGGCGAGTACGACCTGAGCCCGGCCCGCGCCCAGTACGCCCGGCTGCTCGAGGCGCTGCCCGACGCGACGGGCTTCTGCTTCCAAGACGCCGCGCACCTGCCGAACCTCGAGCACCCGGGCGAGTTCACGCACGTGCTGCTCGACTGGCTCACCGAGCGCGCGCTGTAG
- a CDS encoding serine/threonine-protein kinase, with translation MTTAPPGSAVDDALVGALLSERYLVTGLVGRGGVATVYRATDQALGREVAVKVFRGAEGLDDPARRKSETALLASLTHPALVMLHDSVREPASGREFLVMELVEGPNLRERLDAEGPLGADEAAAMTVELAEALHVIHTRGIVHRDVKPANVLLAPSPVPTRAWRAKLADFGIARLIDDARLTATGGLIGTPAYLAPEQVRGLGAGPGSDIYAFGLLLLESRTGHAAFPGPAIEAAGARLTRDPELPASLGTDWRELLAAMLAREPGDRPTALEVAVAAAALGPELDGEPGSALRATSGASAPPVVAQSAAGGAEESESDGRADAPTAAVSAEALDERGEAPTALLGDPAGMLPSPSGARGRLRAISGRSAPAQVAQTRGSGAEAEVRGATGIAATATGRRRPGWLIPVGTVAALLVAAAIVVPMTLSGAGGGGAEPTPAPIPSVPGQLGVHLEELEEAVTP, from the coding sequence GTGACTACGGCACCTCCTGGCTCGGCCGTCGACGATGCGCTCGTCGGCGCGCTCCTCAGCGAGCGCTATCTCGTGACCGGGCTCGTCGGCCGCGGCGGCGTCGCGACCGTCTATCGCGCGACCGACCAGGCGCTCGGGCGCGAGGTCGCGGTCAAGGTCTTCCGCGGCGCCGAAGGGCTCGACGACCCCGCACGGCGGAAGTCCGAGACGGCGTTGCTCGCGAGCCTCACCCACCCGGCCCTCGTCATGTTGCACGACTCGGTGCGCGAGCCGGCCAGCGGTCGCGAGTTCCTGGTGATGGAGCTCGTCGAGGGCCCGAACCTGCGCGAACGCCTCGATGCCGAGGGTCCGCTGGGCGCCGACGAGGCCGCCGCGATGACGGTCGAGCTCGCCGAGGCCCTGCACGTGATCCACACGCGCGGCATCGTGCACCGTGACGTGAAGCCGGCGAACGTGCTGCTCGCGCCATCGCCCGTGCCGACGCGGGCGTGGCGGGCGAAGCTCGCCGACTTCGGCATCGCCCGGCTCATCGACGACGCGCGCCTGACCGCGACCGGCGGCCTCATCGGCACGCCCGCGTATCTCGCGCCCGAGCAGGTGCGCGGGCTCGGTGCGGGGCCGGGCTCCGACATCTACGCGTTCGGACTGCTGCTGCTCGAGTCCCGCACCGGGCACGCCGCGTTCCCGGGGCCGGCGATCGAGGCCGCGGGCGCGAGGCTCACACGCGACCCCGAGCTGCCGGCGTCGCTCGGCACGGATTGGCGCGAGCTGCTCGCGGCCATGCTCGCGCGCGAGCCCGGGGACCGGCCGACGGCGCTCGAGGTCGCCGTGGCGGCGGCCGCGCTCGGGCCGGAGCTCGACGGCGAGCCGGGTTCGGCGCTTCGCGCCACTTCGGGCGCCTCCGCGCCACCTGTGGTGGCGCAGAGCGCGGCAGGTGGCGCGGAGGAGAGCGAGAGCGACGGGCGAGCGGATGCCCCGACCGCGGCGGTCTCGGCCGAGGCCCTCGACGAACGCGGCGAAGCGCCGACCGCGCTGCTGGGCGACCCGGCCGGAATGCTGCCCTCGCCATCCGGCGCGCGCGGGCGCCTCCGCGCCATTTCAGGCAGATCCGCGCCAGCACAGGTGGCGCAGACGCGAGGAAGTGGCGCGGAGGCGGAAGTGCGTGGCGCGACGGGCATCGCCGCGACGGCAACGGGCCGGCGGCGGCCGGGGTGGCTCATCCCGGTCGGCACGGTCGCAGCTCTGCTGGTCGCCGCGGCGATCGTGGTGCCGATGACCCTGTCGGGGGCCGGCGGCGGTGGCGCCGAGCCGACCCCTGCTCCCATCCCGAGCGTGCCGGGCCAGCTCGGCGTGCACCTCGAAGAGCTTGAGGAGGCCGTGACGCCATGA
- a CDS encoding exodeoxyribonuclease III produces the protein MRIATWNVNSIRTRFGRVVDWMVREDVDVLAMQEIKCKPEQFPFAPFEEAGYEVVAHGLNQWNGVAIASRHPITEVETHFPGQPGFLKGHDGPELPLEARALGATVEGARLWSLYVPNGRALGDPHYTYKLDWLAALTEYTRAETTGRPEVPLALMGDFNIAPLDIDNGDPAVVVGVTTHVSPAERDAYFTLENAGVTDVVRAHVPEGLYTYWDYKQLKFPRNEGMRIDFILGSAAFAQAVTDASIHRNERKGDAPSDHVPVLVDLDLGRDDEGDLPMIFG, from the coding sequence ATGCGCATCGCCACGTGGAACGTCAACTCCATCCGCACCCGCTTCGGCCGCGTGGTCGACTGGATGGTGCGCGAAGACGTCGACGTGCTCGCGATGCAGGAGATCAAGTGCAAGCCCGAACAGTTCCCGTTCGCGCCGTTCGAGGAGGCCGGGTACGAGGTCGTCGCGCACGGCCTGAACCAGTGGAACGGGGTCGCGATCGCGTCGAGGCATCCGATCACCGAGGTCGAGACGCACTTCCCGGGCCAGCCGGGGTTCCTGAAGGGCCATGACGGGCCCGAGCTGCCGCTCGAGGCGCGCGCACTCGGCGCGACCGTCGAGGGCGCACGGCTCTGGAGCCTCTACGTGCCGAACGGGCGCGCGCTCGGCGACCCGCACTACACCTACAAGCTCGACTGGCTCGCGGCGCTCACCGAGTACACGCGCGCGGAGACGACCGGCAGGCCCGAGGTGCCGCTCGCGCTCATGGGCGACTTCAACATCGCGCCGCTCGACATCGACAACGGCGACCCCGCCGTCGTCGTGGGCGTGACCACGCACGTGTCGCCCGCCGAGCGCGACGCCTACTTCACGCTCGAGAACGCGGGCGTGACCGACGTGGTGCGTGCACACGTGCCCGAGGGCCTCTACACGTACTGGGACTACAAGCAGCTGAAGTTCCCGCGCAACGAGGGCATGCGCATCGACTTCATCCTGGGGTCGGCCGCGTTCGCGCAGGCGGTGACGGATGCCTCGATCCACCGCAACGAGCGCAAGGGCGACGCCCCGAGCGATCATGTGCCGGTGCTCGTCGACCTCGACCTCGGCCGCGACGACGAGGGCGATCTGCCCATGATCTTCGGGTAG